The proteins below are encoded in one region of Paenibacillus albus:
- a CDS encoding helix-turn-helix domain-containing protein, with protein MHVGKIIRFYREKAGMTQDQLGRGICSDTHVSKIERGSTDVSPEVITLLADRLGIQIRQELHHLAEIKKRLHAWHEAIMLLLYDDMEVIKEELEKESLIQISDYKTLYKLLQGRYYLVHRKLGKAYGIINEMERTKSKLPHYESNLLLHITGIYLYYTQDYFKAIETLNSINEEEYNNPEYYYYLAMSYHWLESRMMAYYYSEKALRHFKDTHNFLKSIDAEMLMLLQIIYDDNRNYQTIANRFENIIKSCDLCQAPQLKRIAVHNLGFLYQENKAYELAGRYYQQTMELSEPKSALYLLSFEGYIQSCAEGKLLAKEELLSMAQDGLSLSKEARDEVHIARFYLLILFIEENIAEYYSSLRLTVLPILRKQGDAFLVHRYEKNLFNYYVETNQTDLALETASLFINKAKPAPALQAEKSLHQ; from the coding sequence ATGCACGTAGGAAAAATCATCCGATTTTATCGCGAAAAAGCTGGAATGACCCAAGATCAGCTCGGCAGAGGCATCTGCTCCGACACGCATGTCAGCAAGATCGAACGCGGATCGACGGATGTTTCCCCGGAAGTCATCACACTGCTGGCCGATCGGCTCGGCATTCAGATTAGGCAGGAGCTTCACCATTTAGCAGAGATAAAGAAACGGCTGCACGCTTGGCACGAAGCCATCATGCTGCTGCTGTATGACGATATGGAAGTCATTAAAGAGGAGCTCGAGAAGGAGAGCCTCATCCAAATTTCGGATTATAAAACCCTTTACAAATTGCTGCAGGGCAGATACTACCTCGTCCATCGGAAGCTCGGCAAGGCATACGGAATCATCAACGAAATGGAACGAACCAAATCAAAGCTTCCTCACTATGAAAGCAATCTGCTCCTGCATATTACGGGCATTTATCTTTACTATACACAGGACTATTTCAAGGCGATCGAAACCTTGAATAGCATCAATGAAGAGGAATATAACAATCCAGAGTACTACTATTATCTGGCGATGTCTTACCACTGGCTCGAGTCTCGAATGATGGCCTACTATTACAGTGAGAAAGCACTTCGCCACTTTAAAGATACCCATAACTTCCTTAAGAGCATCGATGCGGAAATGCTCATGCTTCTACAAATCATTTATGACGATAACCGGAATTATCAAACCATCGCCAACCGGTTTGAAAATATCATTAAATCCTGCGATCTCTGTCAAGCGCCCCAGCTGAAGCGGATTGCCGTGCACAATCTCGGGTTTCTATACCAAGAGAACAAAGCCTATGAGCTGGCCGGCAGGTATTATCAGCAAACAATGGAGCTGTCCGAACCAAAGTCAGCGCTCTATCTGCTTTCTTTTGAAGGGTATATCCAGAGTTGCGCTGAGGGGAAGTTGTTAGCCAAAGAAGAATTGCTGAGTATGGCTCAAGACGGACTGAGTCTATCGAAAGAAGCAAGAGATGAAGTCCATATCGCTAGATTTTATCTGCTCATCTTGTTCATCGAAGAGAATATAGCGGAATATTACAGTTCTTTGCGCTTGACGGTGTTACCAATTCTGCGAAAGCAAGGCGATGCCTTTCTCGTACATCGTTACGAGAAAAATCTATTCAATTACTATGTGGAGACCAATCAGACCGACTTGGCGCTCGAGACGGCCAGTTTATTCATCAACAAGGCGAAACCGGCACCGGCGCTGCAAGCAGAAAAGTCCCTACATCAATGA
- a CDS encoding aspartyl-phosphate phosphatase Spo0E family protein, whose amino-acid sequence MILTRKTAIVSDSTTAVKDAEELLLEIENLRELLHSTFEHLGMNSPILLVKSQQLDELLNSYNVLLKQRNDIIQT is encoded by the coding sequence ATGATCTTAACTCGAAAAACAGCTATCGTATCCGATAGCACCACTGCCGTTAAAGATGCAGAAGAGCTTCTTCTTGAGATAGAAAACTTAAGGGAACTGTTGCATTCAACTTTCGAGCATTTGGGTATGAATTCGCCTATTCTACTAGTTAAGTCTCAGCAACTCGATGAGTTGCTTAATAGCTATAATGTACTTCTTAAGCAACGAAATGACATCATCCAGACTTAA
- a CDS encoding immunoglobulin-like domain-containing protein, with amino-acid sequence MKITNRLKRVVTYLSISCLVLSNGSLVLAADNAPVQPSAAEAGNAPKPHAGIQVHNVDGAGTKGGTSYTQEQLEAFKVKAQKSLKDAAMRDFEKKQSEKIMASEKLSAGLHKPDELVDVIVELKGQTISQAMSASEAQPSINATSVASSTHTAITADIKTAKNQIMSTLSTGKSKSAGPAFHFKHDYVNVFKGFSLDDIKYSDIDAIKKLPNVKAVTLQQTFLPAVNEQHDLTGIKKLWDGSATGEQPIGYKGEGMVIAIVDTGIDPEHEAFPAPHDMSKAKYKHNEAPFTDKVVGGYNWADQNEDITPRMEWTELSPSSHGVHVAGIAAGSSDVLQGVAPEAQLIAEKVFSETQPGALTEDIIKGIDHATSMKADVINMSLGASSTFDTRDANDPMGIAIRNATDAGVVVVVAAGNASNAYDDKGESGASIKLGETPDLNKIGNPGVYPDSFTVAAANNFVVQHNVTFSYSFDAPFITGHGLDAWKGLDVWDNDSIDLVGLKNDHLGYDEDYEGVDVKGRVVLIKRGSISFVEKVQIAKEHGAIGAIVYNSDANKKAPTPQGQMELPFSFLSYEDGTTLEAALASMGGGGGGGGGIGIDPFSGADIGIDLPPEPGSTKKLSMYIETDETSSAFAASNPGSPTDFSSWGTTSDLLLKPEVMAPGHKIVSSVRTSDPKVHNAYESEDGTSMAAPYVAGAVADVMQAFKKKGFPSGTRSFVQLVKNVVMNTSIPARRDYVNEENSAERADYNTEYQPRRQGAGMIRPDLAVQTPVVVAGPDGTGRVSLKEIGAKTTFTLTATNLTSTAATYDLSGTVMTDLLHSNLDTSSDNIRSRYLDHSKLSFSPSKITVGPKSTQRVTVTLTVDSSEMKNTFIEGYVYLTPTDMSLPTLNVPYTGFNGKWDAPAIIDAPTGPDSVWGSSGLGTQMAFVDMHTGFPFLYGEPKDNYERSLGDKFYAFSPENGLYPVPVIALLRDARNVKVDVVDAEHNLVTHLTSNDWVVKNDPYSGGIPGSLTEGMMWDGTNQGVPVPDGQYYFAITATADAPNAKKPQPTIYMPAYKDTHAPKLDILKHVGYDELNEPDETSTGEYTLRFKMDDDADAPKGESGGDWNIYYTINGSEPFTNYKDDVKRNDDGTFEMPIKDLRDGLNVISIAPIDRVGNYGEEYSVVVNNTNKAVWIDIQTASVNGHPRSVYYDANVNRGDSFDLSFDAFGRNLNSVQVQFVRTNDDGSKTMVGAPIENAGTWPEPTPFGTGLKYSISAHVVIPDSLPDGKYSMNFVCLGDGQTGFEPNLPYINIDTYVDATAPTITFNTGSGDGSQTTKAYFVPDTTNVSLMLNSTVTDLIKNGRGFKVEYTLDGGAPVVMGSKVNDYVDDTFRYPVVITDEDHHNLVITATDYMGNSSSIQVGYHAQLAEKQVVMTVGTEPEAIIPILDVPSNLATHTGSIFIDYGSYSDGKFHEEFTSPHLYGNITSKYGNDGTVGAYPYYGVMDYYPILLTGDHAIKTQLHYDPQADQYYYYYQPLGYEDAADIAEGESTHSVTMIDFLGNQTTVPVTVIKNTQFPYVEFDNTVIDQSTGTATFFTDQTSLEISGTVHSEGGPFYSVLDDTRKGSKDRIKNLFGTEWGDTIFYNDLTFPEGFEQPAGIHPFTITADDLQPGPNVLGIYGDLIMDGKLFWGNHPLVFNLIVYRLGASENPDSVIAAQSAEALTWDKIKGWNESESAIETNLNLPYRDEAGGAQISWSSNEPSIISSLGVVTRPAVNTPVTLTATVTKGSETATKSFELTVPAKLASNQSAVNQDKAFLDWSVIKGGNESQDDITLPLTLPTSGANGSIISWSSDDTAHITNAGRVYKPLSDEGDAVVVLKATVTRGSSTAVRTFSLKVKPDPYYADRTALVQAVKSLTLKQLLGENKSDMDVTHDINLPTTVGDASVTWESYTPDVIAADGKVTRPAQNQYVMVEGLFNIGKFYKYASFGFYVRSEDTNDNASVQAAQASIVWNLIKKNNVDQNAVTSDLYLPTKGTNDTTIAWTSSNPQVIGSDGGVHRAGTDQTVTLTSTTTKNDAAPLTKQFELVVKAAVSGGSPGLPGLGTPGVPSDGNNGEDSSKSIQAPVDETGSVENGRNTNTITADEDLLAEQLKNSENGVTVTISTDKASEVTKGVLTGSLVQQLVDKKATVTISTPEASYTIGAEQLLSALNGQLEDGVKLSDVKVELHIAKPDTAQQQAAQDAADHNGVDLVGAPIVFEIIASTGGHSTVINQFNGYVERDMVIPDGADNEAVTAVVVEADGTLRQVPTFFAAKDGKQVARISSLTNSMYMLVNSHKSFFDIQGWAKASIENLASRLIVKGQGDGTFNPKGEMTRAEFATILVNALGIPAVDSASPFKDVSTDAWYAKTITAAAHYGLVTGVTADTFAPAKKVTRQEAMVMLTRAMKLAGIDTTINASEIDASLASIKDGSSISDWAKSFAAINVKLGLITGDQTGSIHPQSNITRAEVATIIERMLKKASLIN; translated from the coding sequence ATGAAAATTACGAACAGACTTAAACGAGTCGTGACCTATTTGTCGATCTCTTGTCTCGTGCTGTCAAACGGTTCGCTCGTGCTGGCGGCAGACAATGCGCCTGTACAACCGTCAGCTGCTGAAGCAGGGAACGCTCCGAAGCCTCATGCAGGGATTCAAGTTCACAACGTTGACGGTGCAGGAACGAAAGGCGGCACATCGTACACGCAGGAGCAGCTCGAGGCTTTCAAAGTGAAAGCGCAGAAGAGCTTGAAGGATGCAGCGATGCGTGACTTCGAGAAGAAGCAAAGCGAGAAAATAATGGCTTCGGAGAAGCTGAGCGCTGGGCTGCACAAGCCGGATGAACTCGTCGATGTCATCGTAGAGTTGAAAGGGCAAACCATTTCGCAAGCGATGTCAGCTTCAGAGGCACAGCCAAGCATCAATGCCACCTCTGTCGCAAGTTCCACACATACCGCAATTACCGCGGATATTAAGACGGCGAAGAATCAAATTATGAGTACGCTGTCTACCGGTAAATCGAAGAGCGCAGGACCAGCATTCCATTTCAAACACGATTATGTAAACGTGTTCAAAGGCTTCAGTCTTGATGACATCAAATATAGCGATATAGACGCGATAAAAAAACTTCCTAATGTGAAAGCCGTTACGCTTCAGCAAACGTTCTTGCCGGCAGTTAACGAGCAGCATGATTTGACAGGAATTAAGAAGCTTTGGGACGGTTCTGCAACCGGCGAACAGCCGATTGGTTACAAGGGCGAAGGCATGGTTATCGCAATCGTCGATACAGGAATTGATCCTGAGCATGAAGCCTTCCCTGCTCCGCATGATATGTCGAAAGCGAAGTACAAGCATAACGAAGCTCCGTTTACGGACAAAGTCGTTGGAGGGTACAACTGGGCCGACCAGAACGAGGATATCACTCCTCGTATGGAATGGACAGAACTCTCGCCAAGCTCGCACGGCGTGCACGTAGCCGGTATTGCGGCCGGTTCAAGCGATGTTCTGCAAGGGGTCGCGCCTGAAGCGCAGCTTATTGCGGAGAAAGTGTTCTCTGAGACACAGCCTGGTGCCTTGACCGAAGATATCATTAAAGGGATCGATCATGCGACTTCGATGAAGGCGGACGTTATCAATATGAGTCTTGGCGCCTCCTCCACGTTCGATACGCGCGATGCGAACGATCCGATGGGCATTGCGATTCGCAATGCGACAGACGCAGGCGTTGTCGTTGTCGTTGCAGCAGGGAATGCTTCCAATGCCTACGATGATAAAGGCGAATCCGGAGCTTCGATTAAGCTTGGGGAAACGCCGGATTTGAACAAAATCGGCAATCCGGGCGTTTATCCGGATTCCTTCACGGTAGCCGCAGCGAACAATTTCGTTGTTCAGCATAACGTAACGTTCAGCTACAGCTTCGATGCACCGTTTATTACAGGACATGGCCTAGACGCTTGGAAAGGCCTTGATGTATGGGATAACGATTCCATCGACTTGGTCGGCCTGAAGAATGATCATTTGGGCTACGACGAGGATTACGAAGGTGTCGACGTAAAAGGTAGAGTGGTACTGATCAAACGCGGTTCGATTTCCTTCGTCGAGAAAGTGCAAATCGCCAAAGAACACGGTGCGATTGGCGCCATCGTTTACAATAGCGACGCGAACAAGAAGGCGCCGACGCCGCAAGGGCAAATGGAGCTTCCGTTCTCGTTTCTTAGCTACGAGGACGGTACAACTCTTGAAGCGGCACTAGCATCAATGGGCGGTGGTGGCGGAGGCGGAGGCGGCATTGGTATTGACCCTTTCTCCGGCGCTGACATTGGAATTGATCTTCCACCGGAACCGGGATCAACTAAGAAGCTGTCAATGTACATCGAAACCGATGAAACTAGCTCTGCCTTTGCTGCATCCAATCCTGGAAGTCCTACGGATTTCTCCTCATGGGGAACGACAAGCGATCTGCTGCTGAAGCCTGAGGTTATGGCTCCTGGCCATAAGATCGTATCTTCGGTAAGAACTTCAGATCCGAAGGTTCACAACGCATACGAGAGCGAAGATGGCACATCAATGGCAGCTCCGTATGTAGCGGGAGCGGTTGCCGATGTGATGCAGGCCTTCAAGAAGAAGGGCTTCCCATCCGGAACTAGAAGCTTCGTTCAACTCGTGAAGAATGTGGTCATGAATACATCGATTCCTGCGAGAAGAGATTATGTGAACGAAGAGAATTCCGCAGAACGCGCGGATTACAATACGGAATATCAGCCAAGACGCCAAGGTGCGGGGATGATTCGTCCAGACCTGGCGGTACAAACACCTGTCGTCGTAGCCGGACCGGATGGCACAGGCCGTGTAAGTCTGAAGGAAATCGGTGCGAAGACTACGTTTACGCTGACGGCTACCAACCTGACAAGCACAGCCGCAACGTATGATCTGAGCGGAACGGTTATGACGGATCTGCTTCACTCGAACTTGGATACTAGTTCCGACAATATCCGCAGCCGTTATTTGGACCATTCGAAGCTGAGCTTCAGCCCGTCTAAAATCACGGTAGGGCCGAAATCCACTCAGCGTGTGACGGTTACGCTGACAGTAGATTCTTCCGAGATGAAGAATACGTTCATCGAAGGCTATGTGTATCTGACACCGACGGATATGAGCCTGCCTACCTTGAATGTTCCGTACACTGGTTTTAATGGCAAGTGGGATGCTCCGGCCATTATTGATGCTCCAACCGGTCCGGATAGCGTATGGGGGAGTTCCGGTCTCGGAACACAAATGGCATTCGTAGATATGCACACCGGATTCCCATTCCTGTATGGTGAACCGAAAGACAACTATGAACGTTCGTTAGGGGACAAATTCTATGCCTTCTCACCGGAGAACGGTTTGTACCCCGTACCCGTTATTGCACTGCTTCGCGATGCGCGTAATGTGAAAGTCGATGTGGTCGATGCAGAGCATAACCTCGTCACCCATTTGACGAGCAATGACTGGGTTGTGAAGAATGATCCGTACTCCGGCGGCATTCCAGGCTCATTAACAGAGGGAATGATGTGGGATGGAACGAACCAAGGCGTGCCTGTGCCGGATGGCCAGTACTATTTTGCTATCACAGCTACAGCGGATGCTCCGAATGCGAAGAAGCCACAGCCAACCATTTACATGCCTGCTTATAAAGATACGCATGCGCCAAAGCTGGATATCCTGAAGCACGTCGGTTACGATGAGCTGAACGAGCCGGATGAGACGAGTACTGGCGAATATACGCTTCGCTTTAAGATGGACGATGATGCAGATGCGCCGAAAGGGGAAAGCGGCGGGGACTGGAACATTTATTATACGATCAATGGTTCAGAGCCGTTTACCAACTACAAAGATGATGTTAAGCGTAACGATGACGGGACCTTCGAGATGCCGATTAAAGATCTGCGTGACGGGTTAAACGTCATTTCGATCGCGCCGATCGACAGAGTGGGCAATTATGGCGAAGAATATTCGGTCGTCGTGAATAATACAAATAAAGCCGTTTGGATTGATATCCAAACCGCAAGCGTGAATGGTCATCCAAGAAGCGTGTACTATGACGCGAATGTGAACAGAGGGGATTCCTTCGATCTCAGCTTCGATGCCTTTGGCAGAAATTTGAATAGTGTACAAGTTCAATTCGTACGCACAAACGATGACGGCTCGAAAACGATGGTCGGAGCTCCGATCGAAAATGCCGGCACATGGCCTGAGCCAACACCGTTCGGAACGGGGCTGAAGTATTCGATCTCAGCGCATGTTGTCATTCCGGATAGCTTGCCGGATGGCAAGTATTCGATGAATTTCGTTTGCTTGGGAGATGGGCAAACCGGCTTTGAGCCAAACCTTCCGTATATCAATATCGATACGTATGTCGATGCGACGGCACCGACCATCACCTTCAATACTGGCAGTGGGGATGGCAGCCAAACAACGAAAGCGTATTTCGTGCCCGATACGACCAACGTTTCGCTTATGCTCAACTCAACCGTGACGGATCTAATCAAGAACGGGAGAGGATTCAAAGTAGAATACACGCTAGATGGTGGCGCCCCTGTAGTAATGGGAAGTAAAGTCAACGATTATGTTGATGATACGTTCCGTTATCCGGTTGTGATTACAGACGAAGATCATCATAACCTTGTCATCACGGCAACGGATTATATGGGAAATTCGAGCTCCATTCAAGTCGGCTATCATGCGCAGTTGGCAGAGAAGCAAGTCGTAATGACAGTAGGCACAGAGCCAGAAGCTATCATTCCGATTTTGGATGTACCTAGTAACTTGGCGACGCATACTGGATCGATTTTCATTGATTACGGTTCGTACAGTGATGGTAAGTTCCATGAGGAGTTCACTTCGCCGCATCTATACGGAAACATTACATCCAAGTATGGCAATGATGGAACAGTTGGTGCCTATCCGTATTACGGAGTGATGGATTATTATCCAATTCTTCTGACGGGTGATCATGCCATCAAGACGCAGCTCCACTATGATCCGCAAGCGGACCAATATTATTACTATTATCAGCCCCTTGGATACGAGGATGCAGCTGATATAGCCGAAGGAGAAAGCACGCATTCGGTCACGATGATCGATTTCCTAGGTAATCAGACGACTGTTCCTGTAACGGTGATCAAGAATACGCAGTTCCCTTATGTTGAATTCGATAATACCGTTATCGATCAGTCGACGGGCACAGCTACTTTCTTCACTGATCAAACTTCCTTAGAGATTTCAGGAACAGTTCATAGTGAGGGCGGACCATTCTATTCTGTTTTGGACGATACTAGAAAGGGTTCAAAAGATCGTATAAAGAACTTGTTTGGCACAGAGTGGGGCGACACCATTTTCTATAACGACCTCACTTTCCCTGAAGGCTTCGAACAGCCAGCCGGAATACATCCTTTCACGATTACAGCAGATGACCTTCAACCTGGACCAAATGTGCTGGGGATCTATGGGGATCTCATCATGGATGGCAAGCTATTCTGGGGGAACCATCCGCTCGTATTCAATTTGATCGTTTACCGTCTTGGCGCTTCGGAAAATCCGGATTCCGTCATAGCGGCGCAATCTGCCGAGGCTCTGACCTGGGACAAGATTAAAGGCTGGAATGAAAGCGAGAGCGCGATTGAGACGAACCTGAACCTGCCATATCGAGATGAGGCTGGCGGAGCGCAAATCAGCTGGAGCAGCAATGAACCTTCGATCATCAGCAGTTTAGGCGTCGTAACAAGACCGGCAGTGAATACGCCTGTTACGCTGACGGCGACTGTTACGAAAGGCAGCGAGACGGCGACCAAGTCGTTCGAGTTAACCGTACCGGCGAAGCTCGCAAGCAATCAATCGGCTGTCAATCAAGATAAGGCGTTCCTGGATTGGAGCGTAATCAAAGGCGGAAATGAATCGCAGGACGATATCACGCTGCCGCTTACACTTCCAACGAGCGGTGCAAACGGCTCAATCATCTCATGGTCCTCTGACGATACGGCACATATCACTAATGCAGGCCGTGTCTATAAGCCGCTGTCCGATGAAGGCGATGCAGTCGTCGTTCTGAAAGCGACCGTGACTAGAGGAAGCAGCACCGCGGTTAGAACGTTCTCTTTGAAAGTAAAGCCGGATCCGTACTATGCGGATCGAACTGCTCTTGTTCAAGCGGTTAAATCGTTGACGCTAAAGCAATTGCTTGGCGAGAACAAGAGCGACATGGATGTCACTCATGACATTAACCTGCCTACAACAGTCGGTGATGCTTCGGTTACTTGGGAATCGTATACGCCTGATGTCATTGCAGCAGACGGTAAAGTAACAAGACCTGCTCAGAACCAATATGTCATGGTTGAAGGTCTGTTCAATATCGGCAAGTTCTACAAATATGCTTCCTTCGGGTTCTATGTCAGAAGCGAAGATACGAACGACAATGCATCCGTTCAAGCGGCGCAGGCATCGATCGTATGGAACCTGATCAAGAAGAACAACGTCGATCAGAACGCAGTAACATCCGATCTGTATCTGCCAACGAAAGGTACCAATGATACGACAATTGCTTGGACATCAAGCAATCCGCAAGTGATCGGATCAGACGGAGGCGTTCATCGAGCAGGCACGGATCAGACGGTTACGTTAACGTCGACGACAACGAAGAATGATGCGGCGCCGTTGACGAAACAATTTGAGCTTGTTGTGAAAGCGGCTGTCTCTGGCGGTTCGCCGGGTTTACCGGGTCTGGGAACACCGGGAGTCCCTAGTGACGGCAATAATGGGGAAGACAGTTCCAAATCGATTCAAGCTCCCGTGGACGAAACAGGTTCCGTTGAGAATGGCAGAAATACGAATACGATTACCGCAGACGAAGATCTGCTCGCAGAGCAGCTGAAGAACAGCGAGAATGGCGTTACAGTTACAATAAGCACGGATAAAGCAAGTGAAGTTACAAAAGGTGTTCTTACAGGCAGCCTGGTGCAGCAATTGGTTGATAAGAAAGCTACCGTAACGATCTCCACGCCTGAAGCATCGTATACAATCGGTGCAGAGCAGCTCCTAAGCGCACTGAATGGGCAGCTCGAAGATGGAGTTAAACTGAGCGATGTTAAGGTCGAGCTTCACATTGCCAAACCTGATACGGCACAGCAGCAAGCAGCCCAAGATGCAGCAGATCATAATGGCGTAGATCTTGTTGGGGCTCCTATTGTATTCGAGATTATCGCATCAACAGGCGGCCATTCGACTGTAATTAACCAGTTTAACGGCTATGTGGAGCGCGACATGGTCATTCCGGATGGAGCGGACAACGAGGCAGTCACTGCGGTTGTTGTCGAGGCGGATGGCACATTGCGTCAAGTTCCAACCTTCTTCGCGGCGAAGGATGGCAAACAAGTGGCGAGAATCAGCAGCCTTACAAACAGCATGTACATGCTTGTGAACAGTCATAAATCATTCTTTGATATTCAAGGCTGGGCTAAAGCATCAATCGAGAATTTGGCTTCCAGATTGATTGTGAAAGGCCAAGGCGACGGAACGTTTAATCCGAAGGGTGAAATGACAAGAGCGGAGTTTGCGACCATTCTCGTAAACGCGCTAGGTATTCCGGCAGTAGATTCGGCAAGTCCATTCAAAGACGTAAGTACAGATGCTTGGTATGCAAAAACGATCACGGCTGCGGCACATTACGGACTTGTTACAGGCGTAACGGCAGATACGTTTGCACCGGCGAAGAAAGTAACGCGGCAAGAAGCGATGGTGATGCTGACGCGTGCGATGAAGCTCGCGGGAATCGACACCACGATCAATGCCAGCGAAATTGATGCCTCCTTGGCGAGTATTAAAGATGGCAGCTCCATAAGCGACTGGGCGAAATCATTCGCGGCAATTAACGTGAAACTCGGCTTGATTACCGGGGATCAAACGGGGTCAATCCATCCGCAGAGTAACATTACGCGTGCGGAAGTCGCAACGATCATAGAAAGAATGCTGAAAAAAGCGAGTCTGATCAACTAA